One genomic window of Staphylococcus hsinchuensis includes the following:
- a CDS encoding BCCT family transporter, with protein sequence MKKSKVMDWPTFIGTVAVLLFSVIPMMVFQKASADVITKLNDAVSNSIGAVYLLLGLVVFGFVLYIAFGKYGNVTLGRATDRPEFNNFSWASMLFCAGIGSDILYWGVIEWAYYYQVPPHGGKGMTDSALSYATTYGMFHWGPIAWAIYVLPALPIGYLVFVKKKPVFKISQACRPILKGQTDKLLGKIVDVVFIFGLLGGAATSLALGVPMIAAGVEKLTGLDGQNMWMRTLILVLITIVFGYSSYSGLKKGIQILSDVNVWISLFLLVFVFIVGPTVFILETTVTSVGELLKNFFQMATWLEPFGGIGGRKETNFPQQWTIFYWSWWIVYAPFIGLFIARISKGRTLKEVILGTICYGTLGCILFFGIFGNYAVYLQISGQFNVIEFLNKHSTEATIIEVMHQLPMGNIIVILFLLAAFLFLVTTFDSASYILASATQKRVVGEPIRANRLFWAFALSLLPYSLMLVGGEQAMNVLKTASILASVPLIVIFVIMMVSFIKTLEGDRLKLQERADKYKKVERRSLRIVQVSEKNKEEDNL encoded by the coding sequence ATGAAAAAATCTAAAGTTATGGATTGGCCTACCTTTATAGGTACAGTAGCTGTATTATTATTTTCAGTTATACCTATGATGGTGTTCCAAAAGGCAAGTGCTGATGTAATTACGAAACTCAACGATGCTGTGTCAAATAGCATTGGTGCAGTTTATCTCTTACTCGGGCTTGTAGTATTTGGATTTGTATTGTACATAGCATTTGGGAAATACGGGAATGTAACGTTAGGACGTGCTACGGACAGACCAGAGTTTAATAACTTCAGTTGGGCTTCTATGTTATTCTGCGCCGGTATCGGTTCAGACATTCTTTATTGGGGTGTCATTGAATGGGCGTACTATTATCAAGTACCACCACATGGCGGCAAAGGAATGACGGATAGTGCGTTGTCTTACGCTACTACATACGGTATGTTCCACTGGGGTCCTATTGCCTGGGCAATATATGTACTTCCAGCTTTACCAATAGGTTACTTAGTATTCGTTAAAAAGAAACCCGTCTTCAAAATTAGTCAAGCTTGTCGACCAATATTAAAGGGGCAAACAGATAAGCTATTAGGCAAAATTGTTGATGTTGTATTTATCTTCGGTTTATTAGGTGGTGCGGCCACTTCACTAGCATTAGGTGTACCGATGATAGCAGCAGGTGTTGAGAAATTAACAGGGTTAGATGGACAAAATATGTGGATGCGAACACTTATCCTTGTATTAATCACAATCGTATTTGGTTATAGTTCGTACAGTGGTTTAAAGAAAGGTATTCAAATATTAAGTGATGTGAACGTTTGGATTTCATTATTCTTATTAGTATTTGTGTTTATTGTAGGACCAACAGTCTTTATTTTAGAAACGACTGTTACATCTGTTGGTGAATTATTGAAAAACTTCTTCCAAATGGCGACTTGGCTTGAACCGTTCGGCGGTATTGGAGGAAGAAAAGAGACAAACTTCCCACAACAATGGACAATCTTCTATTGGTCATGGTGGATTGTGTATGCACCATTTATCGGGTTGTTTATCGCTCGTATATCAAAAGGACGTACTTTAAAAGAAGTCATTTTAGGTACGATTTGTTACGGAACGTTAGGTTGTATTTTATTCTTCGGTATCTTTGGAAACTATGCGGTATATTTACAAATTTCAGGACAGTTTAATGTCATTGAATTCTTAAATAAACATAGTACTGAAGCAACAATTATCGAAGTGATGCATCAGTTACCGATGGGTAATATTATCGTTATTTTATTCTTATTGGCAGCGTTCTTATTCTTAGTGACAACATTTGACTCTGCCTCATATATTTTAGCTTCAGCTACGCAAAAGCGTGTAGTCGGTGAGCCTATTAGAGCAAACAGATTGTTCTGGGCGTTTGCATTAAGTTTATTACCATATTCATTAATGTTAGTAGGCGGAGAACAAGCGATGAATGTGTTGAAGACTGCATCGATACTAGCGAGTGTCCCTTTAATAGTGATATTCGTCATCATGATGGTCTCATTTATTAAAACGCTTGAAGGAGATCGACTTAAATTACAAGAACGTGCAGATAAATATAAGAAAGTTGAAAGAAGATCATTAAGAATCGTTCAAGTAAGTGAGAAAAATAAAGAAGAAGACAATTTATAA
- a CDS encoding fructose bisphosphate aldolase, whose product MNQEQLDKVKNGKGFIAALDQSGGSTPKALRGYGVEEDQYNNDDEMFQLVHDMRTRIVSSPSFTSDKIIGAILFEQTMDREVEGKHTGDYLADKGVVPFLKIDKGLDEKKDGVQLMKPNPDLDDLLNRANDHKIFGTKMRSNILEFNKSGIDAIVKQQFEVAKQIIEAGLVPIIEPEVNIEAEDKAEIEAYLSDAILEELNNLNDDQLVMLKLTIPTKVNQYQSLIDHPNVVRVVALSGGYSRAHANEVLKQNDGLIASFSRALINDLNVSQSQEEFDKVLAETVDSIYDASVNKIQG is encoded by the coding sequence ATGAATCAAGAACAATTAGACAAAGTTAAAAATGGTAAAGGTTTCATCGCAGCATTAGACCAAAGTGGTGGCAGTACTCCTAAAGCACTTAGAGGTTACGGCGTTGAAGAAGATCAATACAATAATGATGACGAAATGTTCCAACTTGTTCACGATATGCGTACACGAATCGTTTCTTCACCTTCATTCACATCAGATAAAATCATTGGCGCAATCCTTTTTGAACAAACAATGGACCGTGAAGTTGAAGGTAAACATACTGGAGATTATCTAGCTGATAAAGGTGTTGTACCTTTCTTAAAAATCGACAAAGGTTTAGACGAGAAAAAAGATGGCGTTCAATTAATGAAGCCTAATCCTGATTTAGATGACTTATTAAACCGTGCTAACGATCATAAAATCTTCGGCACAAAAATGCGTTCAAACATCCTTGAATTTAACAAATCAGGTATCGACGCAATCGTTAAGCAACAATTCGAAGTTGCTAAACAAATTATCGAAGCTGGTTTAGTACCTATCATTGAACCAGAAGTAAATATTGAAGCTGAAGACAAAGCAGAAATCGAAGCTTACTTATCAGATGCAATCTTAGAAGAACTAAATAACTTAAACGATGATCAACTTGTTATGTTGAAATTAACAATTCCTACAAAAGTAAACCAATACCAATCACTTATTGATCATCCAAATGTTGTACGTGTAGTAGCACTTTCTGGTGGTTATAGCAGAGCACATGCAAATGAAGTACTTAAACAAAACGATGGTTTAATCGCAAGCTTCTCACGTGCACTAATCAACGACTTAAACGTAAGTCAATCACAAGAAGAATTCGATAAAGTATTAGCTGAAACTGTAGACTCTATCTATGATGCTTCAGTAAACAAAATCCAAGGTTAA
- a CDS encoding VOC family protein, protein MLKTVTPYLFFKGNCKEAVEFYSEVFEGKVSEMKTYGEVDEKSVDNPDRIIHARLEVDDQVFMCSDVPDEDLNVRDNRNVYLVLEFDSEEAIKDVYEKLKADGDVQMELADMFWGAKYAKLIDKYNIGWDLNYTKPQNK, encoded by the coding sequence ATGTTAAAAACAGTTACACCTTATTTATTTTTCAAAGGTAATTGTAAAGAAGCGGTAGAATTTTATAGTGAAGTATTTGAAGGTAAAGTATCTGAAATGAAAACATATGGAGAAGTAGATGAAAAATCTGTCGATAATCCAGATCGTATCATCCATGCGCGTTTAGAAGTAGATGACCAAGTATTTATGTGCTCTGACGTACCAGATGAAGATTTAAACGTGAGAGACAATAGAAATGTTTATCTAGTATTAGAATTTGATAGTGAAGAAGCAATCAAAGATGTATATGAAAAGCTTAAAGCTGATGGCGACGTTCAAATGGAACTTGCTGACATGTTCTGGGGCGCAAAGTATGCTAAATTAATTGATAAATACAACATTGGTTGGGATTTAAACTATACTAAACCTCAAAATAAATAA